TAGTTCGTCTTTTACTAACAATATAACCGGTTATAATGCAGATTGGTCCGGTTGTTTGTTTATAGTTTGATGTTCCTCTGTGTGTTGAGAAGCTGATGTGTAAGCAGTGGAGGAGGCGCCGTCAGGTTCGGGGCGGGGTGGGCTGGGATCCGCGGGAGGGGCTGCAGGGAAAAGACAAGCAGTCAGAAGAATTTCAAACGTATTTATATAGacatctatccatctatctatccatccatctatctatatatatccaactatccatctatctatctatctaatagtatatatatatatctacatgtatctatctaccCAGCtattcatccatctatctactgtatatacatgtatctacatgtagagCTCTAGCTAGctatccatccacccatctatctatctattcattggttggttggctggttgatACATTTTGGAGGACCTTACAAATGTTGGAGATGCACATTGTCCAGGCAGCTTGAGAAGCCAGACTGATGTGAAGCACAGACGAAAAACGGAACCAGAGAAAACAACTTTGCAACAGATCTGAGTTaacagcttacagatgtgccctaatAAGTGGCAAATACTGTCATTTTCGTATTGGACTGTTTATATTCAGTAGTTATAGCCGAAACTGTGGGGCTGACatgaattaggattttaccCGATGGTCAATGCTGACCGAAGGAGGCCCTTTGGGcgtagactctaccaggcttcgtggatcggtggtctaattgtagaaattggacaaataggaTCTgcagtacgctaggggagttagccggccagaagagtacgtttcctcaccacgaaaCGTGGTGAGGATAacgattctaccgatccacggagcctggtagatgcTACTTTGGGCGTAGCACACCAGTTTCGCTATCACACGGTGTGGCGGAGGCAGCTGGTTAGTAATAGTTATATTACACGGAACAACCTGTCTTACCTAGCCTTAACGCATCTAATTCACACATGACAATCATTCTATAGTCTACTTCTGAGATACCCACGTCTCTCGGTCTTGCTTTTTTCTTCCGTTCTGTCGTTCCGGGTCTGCGGGAAGATTTTCCTGGTGACGGAGTTCCGGAAACACAGCAGCAGGCGGCGCACCGGGTTATTCCTGTGGTGGAAATGAAATCGGGATTTACTACTGCAAATCTGGGGTCGTAATGGCAGAGTGTTTGGCCgataacccagaggtcctgggttcaaatccctttgatatgccaccgaccttgtgcccttgggaaagacgctttacacgactttcctcatttcacGTACGTGTAGTGTTACACGTAGAgatggcacttttgctggccatttcatTTGTCCTAGCTGGTCGTATGTTGTTGTTTAAAGGGACCTCTGGATAACATCAACATCACAACGTCCCCGGAGTGGCGGCGTGCTGCGTCTGACTGGCTGTACGCTGTGCCCTGGGGAATGCGTCGGGTGCTCAACTACATTAAGGTACCTGTATAACGTTAACTTACAGCTTTGGACATTGCATTTTCATAGATCTCAACATACAAGTAAGGGGCTACATACTCTGACTTAAAAGGTTAAGTATATACTTTAATTAAAGTTAAGCATATCCTGTACTTGGATTAAAGAGAAGTACAGTGAAGCAATATGACAATTTGCTCATAGGAAAAGTTTGGAGACCCCGAAGTGTACATCACAGAGAACGGCTGGTCTGANNNNNNNNNNNNNNNNNNNNNNNNNNNNNNNNNNNNNNNNNNNNNNNNNNNNNNNNNNNNNNNNNNNNNNNNNNNNNNNNNNNNNNNNNNNNNNNN
The window above is part of the Branchiostoma floridae strain S238N-H82 chromosome 14, Bfl_VNyyK, whole genome shotgun sequence genome. Proteins encoded here:
- the LOC118430891 gene encoding uncharacterized protein LOC118430891, producing the protein MQKMLRAVTEPVMQKQYAERRLSEKTFTLSRGEDGGVAEPQGTEDGEGAAEPTRNNPVRRLLLCFRNSVTRKIFPQTRNDRTEEKSKTERPPPADPSPPRPEPDGASSTAYTSASQHTEEHQTINKQPDQSAL